The following proteins are co-located in the Candidatus Zixiibacteriota bacterium genome:
- a CDS encoding FG-GAP-like repeat-containing protein, whose product MSKKFIGFAILFLLSFYLSGVCLADNGKLTLEQIQKAIAEKGLHWTADKTSVSVLTPEEQRKLCGAIIPPEVKERFERLKTVPPPPLTGFGQQTRWDWREHNGVTSVKDQGDCGSCWDFGATGALESMVKIYNAGTELDLSEQQGLSCNTGGSSCAGGWPGDVYALFRDYGAIAEGNMPYQADDQVPCTQNLWQPIVNLQSWQNIPYNTNAIKNALATGPVAVYMGVYTDFFSYSGGCYVHASGVLEAGHIVLIVGWDDSFCGGQGGWIVKNSWGPYWGEAGFFNILYFNCEIGNYAQLVNYTPSFGDKTEYYAEDAPVSAFCANLDGNSYPDLAVANYWSDNVSILKNKGLGTFQTQVSYPAGSYPTSVFSADLDGDHDLDLAVTNEASDNVSILKNNGDGTFQAKVDYPAGDGPQSVFCADLDGDLDFDLAVANYSSNNISILKNNGNGTFQPPVNYPAGDGPQSVFCADLDGDLDLDIAVANYLSSSVSIFKNNGDGAFQPKVDYAAGEGTHSVFCADLDGDSDLDIATANEIGNNVSILKNNGDGTFQPKADYPSGNGPYSVHCDDLDGDSDLDLAVANYWNYNLSILKNNGNGTFQPGVNYATGVSPASILCADLDKDLDVDLVVVNRGNRNVSIIKNLKNQPSFLCGDANVDQNVNVTDAIYLVNYLFKGGPAPVPVQGSDVNGDGQVNVGDVIYLINYLFKGGPVPAC is encoded by the coding sequence ATGTCCAAAAAGTTTATTGGTTTTGCGATTTTGTTTTTGCTCAGCTTTTATCTTTCAGGCGTCTGTTTAGCTGATAATGGCAAACTAACCTTAGAACAGATCCAAAAAGCTATCGCTGAAAAAGGGCTTCACTGGACTGCCGACAAGACGTCTGTTTCCGTTTTAACTCCAGAAGAACAGAGAAAACTCTGCGGGGCGATTATTCCTCCTGAGGTCAAGGAAAGATTTGAACGATTAAAAACGGTTCCTCCACCTCCGCTTACCGGGTTTGGCCAGCAGACCAGATGGGACTGGAGAGAACATAACGGGGTTACCTCAGTCAAGGATCAGGGAGATTGTGGCAGTTGCTGGGATTTCGGTGCGACTGGGGCTCTGGAGTCTATGGTGAAAATCTATAATGCTGGAACTGAGCTGGACCTTTCTGAACAACAGGGTCTTTCCTGTAATACCGGAGGCAGCAGTTGTGCCGGAGGCTGGCCCGGAGACGTCTATGCGCTTTTCAGAGACTACGGAGCAATTGCGGAAGGGAATATGCCCTATCAAGCAGATGACCAGGTTCCCTGCACTCAAAATCTCTGGCAACCCATAGTCAACCTTCAGAGCTGGCAAAACATCCCTTACAATACAAATGCCATCAAGAATGCTCTGGCAACTGGACCAGTGGCAGTCTATATGGGAGTATATACGGATTTCTTCTCGTATTCTGGTGGTTGTTATGTTCACGCCTCTGGTGTCTTAGAAGCAGGGCACATCGTTCTCATCGTAGGCTGGGATGATTCTTTCTGCGGCGGCCAGGGTGGATGGATAGTCAAGAACAGTTGGGGCCCCTATTGGGGAGAAGCCGGTTTTTTTAACATCTTATACTTCAATTGCGAAATTGGGAATTATGCTCAACTGGTGAACTACACCCCCTCCTTCGGCGATAAAACAGAGTATTATGCAGAAGATGCTCCGGTTTCCGCTTTCTGTGCAAATTTGGATGGAAACTCCTATCCGGACTTAGCTGTGGCCAACTACTGGAGCGATAATGTCTCTATATTGAAGAATAAAGGATTAGGAACATTTCAGACTCAGGTAAGCTATCCTGCAGGAAGTTATCCTACTTCTGTTTTCAGTGCGGATTTAGATGGAGATCATGATTTAGACTTAGCCGTGACCAATGAGGCAAGCGACAATGTCTCCATCTTGAAGAATAACGGCGACGGTACCTTTCAAGCCAAAGTTGACTATCCCGCAGGCGATGGACCTCAGTCTGTTTTCTGTGCAGATTTAGATGGAGATTTAGATTTTGACTTAGCCGTAGCCAATTATTCGAGCAACAATATTTCCATTTTAAAGAACAACGGGAATGGAACCTTTCAACCTCCAGTCAACTATCCGGCAGGAGACGGACCTCAATCTGTTTTCTGTGCGGACCTGGATGGCGATTTAGATCTGGACATAGCTGTGGCTAATTATTTGAGCAGTAGTGTCTCCATTTTTAAGAACAACGGAGATGGAGCTTTTCAGCCTAAAGTTGACTATGCCGCCGGAGAGGGTACCCATTCTGTTTTCTGTGCAGATTTGGACGGGGATTCAGATCTGGATATAGCCACAGCCAATGAGATTGGCAACAACGTTTCCATTTTGAAGAACAATGGGGATGGCACATTTCAGCCTAAGGCTGACTATCCTTCAGGAAATGGTCCCTATTCTGTTCACTGTGATGACTTAGATGGAGATTCAGACCTGGACTTAGCTGTAGCGAATTACTGGAATTATAATCTCTCAATATTAAAGAACAATGGAAATGGGACTTTTCAACCTGGAGTCAACTATGCTACCGGAGTTTCTCCTGCCTCTATTCTCTGTGCAGATTTAGATAAGGATTTAGATGTTGACCTAGTCGTGGTAAACAGAGGAAACCGCAACGTTTCCATAATAAAGAATCTAAAAAATCAGCCGAGCTTCCTGTGCGGCGATGCCAATGTAGATCAAAATGTTAATGTAACTGACGCTATATATCTGGTCAATTACCTGTTCAAGGGAGGACCCGCTCCTGTCCCGGTTCAGGGCTCGGATGTAAACGGCGATGGGCAGGTAAACGTTGGCGATGTAATCTATTTGATAAATTATCTTTTCAAAGGCGGGCCAGTGCCAGCCTGTTGA
- a CDS encoding ABC transporter permease, with protein sequence MKDNSKTTYFEIPQISYRAWKVWRRDLEVFMKTYKVNFFPPLVEPIFYLVGLGFGLGGFVQPQEGLRYVAFIAPALVAISMMFSSFFECTYASFVRMYYQKTFGAIIATPVSLEEVIAGELLWGATKSLINSTIVLGVVFAFGLVSSPLFLLIPPLAFLVGLLFSAMAMCFTAITPNIDSFNYPSFLFITPMFILSGTFFSSHNLPGTVQTISKIFLPLYHAVELTRGLAIGRISPSLLFNLAWILVATPFFLVLSINLMKRRLIR encoded by the coding sequence ATGAAGGATAATTCGAAGACGACATATTTTGAAATTCCTCAGATAAGTTATCGTGCCTGGAAAGTCTGGAGAAGAGACCTGGAGGTCTTTATGAAGACCTATAAGGTCAATTTCTTTCCGCCCCTGGTCGAGCCGATTTTCTACTTAGTTGGATTAGGCTTTGGATTGGGCGGTTTTGTCCAGCCGCAAGAGGGTTTGCGTTACGTCGCCTTTATAGCTCCAGCTCTGGTAGCGATCTCAATGATGTTCTCCTCGTTTTTCGAATGTACTTATGCATCCTTTGTCAGAATGTATTATCAGAAAACCTTTGGCGCGATAATTGCCACGCCGGTGAGCTTGGAAGAAGTCATAGCCGGAGAGCTTCTCTGGGGCGCTACCAAGAGCCTGATAAACTCAACCATAGTCTTAGGCGTAGTATTTGCCTTTGGACTGGTTTCCAGCCCATTGTTCTTACTCATTCCACCTTTGGCGTTCTTAGTAGGGCTTTTGTTCTCGGCAATGGCAATGTGTTTCACTGCCATTACTCCCAACATAGATTCGTTCAACTATCCGTCATTTCTATTCATTACCCCGATGTTCATTTTAAGCGGCACCTTTTTCTCCTCCCATAATCTACCAGGCACAGTTCAAACTATCTCTAAAATATTCTTGCCTTTATACCACGCAGTAGAACTTACCCGCGGGCTGGCTATTGGCAGAATAAGCCCGTCCCTCCTGTTCAATTTAGCCTGGATACTGGTGGCTACACCGTTTTTCTTGGTTCTTTCTATTAATTTGATGAAAAGAAGGCTAATAAGGTAA
- a CDS encoding class I SAM-dependent methyltransferase, which yields MTQKEAQQYHKIIQRRLSKEISEVKKLNLLKGRLILEYGTGQGRFTQTLVKDLLKSDQILYTIDSTPQMIKNIGSKIKRRNFYPQIADLWKIPFPDNHFDALISHYTLHGLRSKSKDFLKPFKEMVRVLKPGAPLIAMTFYYDIGENSSAYVYHRLIQLSYRDKGISFLGLKNPEIYKNFLRKAGLKKIKSKVINFDSFPFPEKLRDKIHAARLKEEKNLIKKIKSFKLRKEAEELLRNFEDKLELKNQKVGPTFLLWGKKS from the coding sequence TTGACCCAAAAAGAAGCTCAACAATATCATAAAATCATCCAGCGTAGATTAAGTAAAGAAATCTCAGAAGTCAAAAAGTTAAATCTCTTAAAAGGGAGATTAATCTTAGAATATGGAACCGGACAGGGAAGATTCACCCAGACCCTTGTGAAGGATCTTCTCAAATCAGATCAGATACTTTATACCATCGACTCTACCCCTCAGATGATAAAGAATATCGGTTCTAAAATCAAAAGAAGGAATTTTTATCCTCAAATAGCAGACCTTTGGAAAATCCCCTTTCCGGATAACCATTTTGATGCCCTTATCTCTCATTATACCCTGCATGGACTTCGTTCAAAGAGTAAGGATTTCTTAAAACCATTCAAGGAGATGGTCAGGGTATTAAAACCCGGAGCTCCTTTAATTGCCATGACCTTTTATTATGATATAGGGGAAAATTCATCTGCCTATGTCTATCACCGGTTAATCCAATTAAGTTACCGGGACAAGGGGATAAGTTTCCTCGGATTGAAAAACCCAGAGATATATAAAAATTTCTTAAGAAAAGCAGGATTAAAAAAGATTAAATCTAAGGTGATAAATTTTGACTCTTTTCCATTTCCTGAAAAATTGAGAGATAAAATTCATGCCGCCCGCTTAAAAGAAGAAAAGAACTTGATTAAAAAGATCAAATCGTTTAAATTGAGAAAAGAAGCCGAAGAGCTTTTAAGAAATTTTGAAGATAAATTGGAATTGAAAAATCAAAAGGTCGGACCAACCTTTTTGTTGTGGGGAAAAAAATCGTAG
- a CDS encoding ATP-binding cassette domain-containing protein: MSSEVLIKAEGLTKKFDDFLAVDNINFQVLKGECFGFLGPNGAGKTTTMRMVQCVLPLTGGSLRVSEMDVTIEGREIKKMIGVAQQEDNLDPDFTVLHNLVVYARYFDIPKKEATRRGEELLRFVQLDEKKEVIIDELSSGMKRRLILARALINEPKILILDEPTTGLDPQARHLIWDKIRNLKKEGVTIVLTTHYMEEAAQLCDRTVIMDLGKIIEEGKPLELIKKHVGEEVLEVAYDEEVLKFLQTTFPDARLEVSGDRIQVFTNQARGVFSQILSKYSFKAAMIRDANLEDVFLKLTGRRLKE, translated from the coding sequence ATGAGCTCAGAGGTTCTTATAAAGGCGGAGGGGCTGACCAAAAAATTTGACGATTTTCTGGCAGTGGATAATATCAACTTCCAGGTTCTCAAAGGGGAATGTTTCGGTTTTCTGGGACCCAACGGAGCTGGTAAGACCACCACTATGAGAATGGTTCAATGTGTTCTGCCCCTGACCGGAGGAAGTCTACGGGTTTCGGAGATGGACGTCACCATAGAAGGAAGAGAGATAAAGAAGATGATCGGGGTGGCCCAGCAGGAAGATAATCTCGATCCGGACTTCACGGTTCTGCACAATCTGGTAGTCTATGCCCGCTATTTTGATATTCCCAAAAAAGAGGCAACACGAAGAGGTGAGGAGCTTCTCAGATTCGTTCAGCTGGATGAAAAGAAAGAGGTGATAATCGATGAGCTTTCCTCCGGGATGAAAAGAAGACTGATCTTAGCCCGGGCATTGATAAACGAGCCGAAGATACTGATCCTGGATGAGCCGACTACCGGACTCGATCCCCAAGCAAGACATCTGATCTGGGATAAGATCAGAAACTTAAAAAAAGAAGGAGTTACCATTGTCCTGACCACGCATTATATGGAGGAAGCTGCCCAGCTCTGCGACCGGACAGTGATTATGGACTTAGGCAAGATAATCGAGGAGGGAAAGCCCCTTGAGCTCATCAAAAAGCATGTGGGTGAAGAGGTCTTGGAAGTTGCCTATGATGAGGAGGTTTTAAAATTCCTCCAGACAACATTCCCTGATGCCAGGCTTGAAGTTTCGGGAGACCGGATTCAGGTCTTTACCAACCAGGCCAGAGGGGTCTTCAGCCAGATTCTGAGCAAATACAGCTTCAAAGCGGCAATGATAAGAGATGCAAATTTAGAGGATGTGTTCCTGAAACTAACTGGCAGGCGGCTGAAAGAATGA